In Nostoc sp. CENA543, a single genomic region encodes these proteins:
- a CDS encoding FAD-dependent hydroxylase: MALTQFNQTTSSPYLLPELPRYDYDLVIVGGGIVGLTLAAALKDSGLNILLIEAKVTSMGVSKGQAYAVHMLSALIYQGIGIWDKMLPKIAKYRQVRLSDAEYPQVVEFETQDISQDIPELGYVAEHQALLEPLQEFVQNCQNVTYLCPAEVVNTKYQQNEVVINIKIGERVKLVKSKLVVAADGSRSPIRQAAGIKTHGWKYWQSCIVAFVKPEKPHNDTAYERFWPSGPFAILPLPGNRCRIVWTAPHAEAQALCALDDEQFLKELSRRFGDQMGKLELLGDRFVFQVQLMQSDRYVLPRLALVGDAAHNCHPVGGQGLNLGIRDVAALAQVIQKAHQAGEDIGNLKVLKRYEGWRQKENLAILGFTDLLDRMFSNQFQPVVFLRRLGLWLMQRVPMLKVFMLKLMIGLKGKTPELARR, from the coding sequence ATGGCGTTAACGCAGTTTAATCAAACAACTTCTTCTCCATATCTACTGCCAGAATTACCAAGGTATGATTATGATTTGGTGATTGTCGGTGGCGGCATTGTCGGCTTGACTTTGGCGGCGGCTTTAAAAGACTCTGGCTTGAACATTCTGCTGATTGAGGCTAAGGTCACATCAATGGGTGTCAGCAAAGGACAAGCCTACGCAGTGCATATGCTGTCAGCACTGATATATCAAGGGATTGGCATTTGGGACAAAATGCTGCCGAAAATTGCTAAATATCGCCAAGTGCGTCTGTCTGATGCTGAATATCCCCAGGTAGTGGAATTTGAAACCCAAGATATCAGTCAAGACATACCAGAATTAGGTTATGTGGCAGAACACCAAGCACTGCTCGAACCTCTACAAGAGTTTGTGCAGAATTGTCAGAATGTGACTTATCTTTGTCCGGCTGAGGTGGTGAATACTAAATATCAGCAGAACGAGGTAGTCATTAATATCAAAATTGGTGAGCGAGTCAAACTAGTTAAGAGTAAATTAGTGGTAGCTGCGGATGGTTCGCGATCGCCTATTCGTCAAGCTGCTGGCATTAAAACTCACGGTTGGAAGTATTGGCAATCTTGTATTGTGGCTTTTGTTAAACCAGAAAAACCCCACAATGATACAGCCTACGAAAGATTTTGGCCGAGTGGCCCCTTTGCGATTTTACCCTTACCAGGGAATCGTTGCCGCATTGTCTGGACAGCACCCCATGCTGAGGCACAAGCTTTGTGTGCTTTAGATGATGAACAATTTTTAAAAGAACTCAGCCGCCGATTTGGGGATCAGATGGGCAAGTTAGAATTGTTAGGCGATCGCTTCGTGTTTCAAGTACAACTAATGCAAAGCGATCGTTATGTCCTTCCCCGTTTGGCTTTGGTAGGTGATGCAGCTCACAATTGTCATCCTGTCGGCGGACAAGGGTTAAATTTGGGTATTCGTGATGTAGCGGCTTTAGCGCAAGTTATCCAAAAAGCCCATCAAGCTGGGGAAGATATCGGTAATCTCAAGGTACTTAAGCGTTACGAAGGTTGGCGACAAAAAGAAAATCTGGCCATCTTAGGCTTTACAGATTTGTTAGATCGGATGTTTTCCAATCAGTTTCAGCCTGTGGTGTTTTTGCGTCGCTTGGGTTTATGGTTGATGCAGCGTGTCCCGATGCTGAAAGTCTTTATGCTCAAATTAATGATTGGGTTGAAGGGTAAGACTCCAGAATTAGCAAGACGTTAA
- a CDS encoding RNA-binding protein: protein MTIYVGNLSYRATEADLKAVFADYGEVKRVVLPTDRETGRMRGFAFVEMNEDAQEDAAITELDGAEWMGRQLRVNKAKPREDNRRGGTWNKKQDY, encoded by the coding sequence ATGACTATCTACGTTGGAAATCTCTCTTACCGCGCTACCGAAGCAGACTTAAAAGCCGTATTTGCGGACTACGGCGAAGTCAAAAGGGTTGTTTTGCCTACCGACCGTGAAACAGGTCGGATGCGCGGTTTTGCCTTTGTGGAAATGAATGAAGACGCTCAAGAAGATGCTGCTATCACTGAGCTAGATGGCGCAGAGTGGATGGGTCGTCAACTGCGAGTCAACAAAGCCAAACCGCGAGAAGATAACCGACGAGGTGGTACGTGGAATAAAAAACAAGATTATTAG
- the cysE gene encoding serine O-acetyltransferase, translated as MLSTLRADFRIIFERDPAARNLLEVLFCYPGLQALMFHRLAHGLHGIGLPFIPRLISHIARFLTGIEIHPGATIGKGVFIDHGMGVVIGETAIIGDYALIYQGVTLGGTGKESGKRHPTLGENVVVGAGAKVLGNILIGNNVRIGAGSVVLRDVPSDCTVVGIPGRIVYRSGVRVAPLEHNNLPDSEAEVIRALVNRIEALEEQIQTLQRQNADQKTPVLVSYVVKDCESLPADAAPICNLRDKAIQQFLDGAGI; from the coding sequence ATGCTCTCTACACTACGTGCTGATTTTCGTATCATCTTTGAACGTGACCCAGCTGCTCGTAACTTACTGGAGGTCTTGTTTTGTTACCCCGGTTTACAAGCCCTGATGTTTCATCGGTTGGCTCACGGGCTGCACGGTATCGGTCTTCCTTTTATTCCTCGTTTGATTTCTCACATAGCTCGGTTTTTGACTGGTATCGAAATTCACCCAGGAGCGACCATCGGCAAGGGTGTATTTATTGACCACGGTATGGGAGTAGTGATTGGGGAAACAGCGATCATCGGTGATTATGCTTTGATTTATCAAGGTGTGACCTTGGGAGGAACCGGTAAAGAAAGCGGCAAACGTCACCCCACTTTAGGTGAAAATGTCGTCGTTGGGGCTGGTGCTAAAGTATTAGGTAATATTCTCATCGGTAATAATGTCCGTATCGGTGCTGGTTCTGTGGTATTACGGGATGTTCCTTCAGATTGTACGGTGGTGGGAATACCAGGCCGGATTGTGTACCGTTCAGGAGTTAGGGTTGCACCACTAGAACACAACAACTTACCCGACTCAGAAGCGGAAGTCATTCGCGCTTTAGTCAACAGAATCGAAGCATTAGAAGAGCAAATCCAAACTCTACAGCGTCAAAACGCTGATCAAAAAACCCCTGTTTTAGTGAGTTATGTAGTTAAAGATTGTGAAAGTTTGCCAGCTGATGCTGCTCCTATATGTAATCTCCGAGATAAAGCTATACAGCAGTTTTTAGACGGAGCAGGGATATAA
- a CDS encoding Npun_F5749 family FMN-dependent PPOX-type flavoprotein, translated as MSLAPWRSALAHALHRNRSLVYARYLQLATVKTNGHAANRTVVFRGFLADTNQLRFITDSRSEKIDQIQQQPWAEVCWYFPNTREQFRITGKLTVASSDESHPHLQAARIAMWQELSDAARLQFAWPHPGEPKAEPAAFEPPPPDPHQPLTNFCLLLLEPTQVDHLELRGEPQNRRIYYCDQNQQWSIKDVNP; from the coding sequence ATGTCCCTAGCTCCTTGGAGAAGTGCTTTAGCCCATGCTCTCCACCGCAACCGTAGCCTTGTATACGCCCGTTACCTGCAACTAGCCACAGTCAAAACTAACGGTCATGCTGCTAATCGTACCGTAGTCTTTCGTGGTTTTTTAGCAGATACTAACCAACTCAGATTTATTACCGATAGCCGGAGTGAAAAAATCGACCAAATACAGCAGCAACCCTGGGCGGAAGTTTGTTGGTATTTTCCCAACACCAGAGAACAATTTCGCATCACTGGTAAATTAACTGTAGCGAGCAGTGATGAATCTCATCCCCATCTGCAAGCAGCCCGAATCGCTATGTGGCAAGAATTAAGCGATGCAGCCCGTTTACAATTTGCTTGGCCGCATCCTGGGGAACCCAAAGCCGAACCAGCAGCCTTTGAGCCACCACCACCCGACCCACATCAACCACTAACTAATTTTTGCTTATTACTACTAGAACCCACACAAGTAGACCATTTAGAATTACGTGGTGAACCCCAAAACCGCCGCATTTACTATTGTGATCAAAATCAACAGTGGTCTATCAAAGACGTTAATCCTTAA
- a CDS encoding Dps family protein, whose amino-acid sequence MRTINIGLTEEQRQGVINLLNQDLADSYLLLVKTKKYHWDVVGPQFRSLHELWEEHYQALTENIDELAERVRALGGYPIGTMAGFLQVTTLKEHAGDVPNATGMVERLVEDHEQIIRNLRDHVDRSGEEFHDQGTADFLTNLMEDHEEMAWMLRSFIEGQPVQPNGTQPATETKTPVGV is encoded by the coding sequence ATGCGTACTATCAACATTGGTTTAACAGAAGAACAACGCCAAGGAGTGATTAATTTGTTAAATCAAGATTTAGCAGATTCTTACCTTCTATTAGTAAAAACCAAAAAGTACCATTGGGATGTTGTAGGCCCTCAGTTTCGCAGTCTGCATGAACTTTGGGAAGAACATTATCAAGCACTCACAGAAAATATTGATGAGTTAGCTGAAAGGGTAAGAGCTTTAGGTGGTTATCCTATAGGCACAATGGCAGGATTTCTGCAAGTCACAACTCTCAAGGAACACGCCGGAGATGTCCCCAACGCAACTGGCATGGTAGAGCGACTAGTAGAAGATCATGAACAGATCATTCGGAATTTGAGAGACCACGTAGACCGCAGTGGTGAAGAGTTCCATGACCAAGGAACTGCTGATTTTCTCACTAACCTCATGGAAGATCACGAAGAAATGGCTTGGATGCTGCGTTCATTTATTGAAGGTCAACCAGTCCAACCCAACGGTACACAACCAGCAACAGAAACCAAAACCCCTGTAGGTGTTTAA
- the tal gene encoding transaldolase, whose amino-acid sequence MATNHLLEIKQYGQSVWMDNLSRDIVQSGELQNLVENQGICGITSNPAIFEKAIADNAIYDADIEAGIEAKLPTYKIYESLVFADIRNACDILRPVYEATNRQDGYVSIEVPPTIAHDTQATINEARRYFQEIGRENIMIKIPGTEAGLPAVEQVIAEGINVNITLLFSVQSYINTAWAYIRGLEKRVAEGKDISKIASVASFFLSRIDTNIDGKIDAKLGRGVDDINLEARLRAVKGKVAIANAKIAYQEYKKIIESDRWQTLASQGAKVQRLLWASTSTKDPNYSDVMYVDELIGPDTVNTLPPGTITACAEHCHVANRLETGVNEAYHLIESLKDPDININLDAVMDELLNEGINKFVQPFQSLMNSLERKVKLLSPV is encoded by the coding sequence ATGGCCACCAATCATCTACTAGAAATAAAACAGTACGGCCAAAGTGTTTGGATGGATAATTTGAGCCGTGATATTGTGCAATCAGGGGAACTCCAAAACCTAGTGGAAAATCAGGGAATTTGTGGCATTACCTCCAATCCGGCGATTTTTGAAAAAGCGATCGCAGATAATGCAATTTATGATGCTGATATTGAAGCAGGCATAGAGGCAAAATTACCCACATACAAAATCTATGAATCCTTAGTGTTTGCAGATATCCGTAATGCCTGTGATATTTTGCGTCCTGTATATGAAGCTACCAATAGACAAGATGGTTATGTGAGTATCGAAGTACCACCCACCATCGCCCACGATACCCAAGCTACAATCAATGAAGCTCGACGTTATTTTCAAGAAATAGGTCGAGAGAACATTATGATTAAAATCCCTGGTACAGAAGCCGGATTGCCTGCTGTAGAGCAAGTAATAGCTGAAGGTATTAACGTCAATATTACCCTGCTATTTTCTGTACAGAGCTACATAAATACAGCTTGGGCTTATATTCGGGGGCTAGAAAAACGAGTAGCAGAAGGTAAAGATATCAGTAAAATAGCCTCTGTCGCTAGCTTTTTCTTAAGTCGTATTGATACCAACATCGACGGCAAAATCGATGCCAAATTAGGACGTGGTGTTGATGATATTAACCTAGAAGCCAGACTCAGAGCCGTCAAAGGTAAAGTAGCGATCGCAAATGCAAAGATTGCTTATCAAGAGTACAAAAAAATTATTGAGAGCGATCGCTGGCAAACACTAGCCAGCCAAGGTGCAAAAGTGCAAAGATTACTGTGGGCTAGCACCAGCACCAAAGACCCCAATTACAGCGATGTTATGTACGTTGATGAGTTAATTGGCCCAGATACCGTCAACACCCTACCACCAGGGACAATTACCGCCTGTGCTGAACACTGTCATGTAGCTAATCGTCTAGAAACAGGAGTAAATGAAGCTTACCATCTCATAGAAAGCCTCAAAGACCCTGACATCAATATCAATCTCGATGCTGTTATGGA
- a CDS encoding ChaB family protein yields the protein MPEVYQAERTISAVLKEQKQVDDVIRRLLDRGVPRDHISVMGRNFQSETRIAGFITKRDVILGGLRTGAIFGSLFGSFLSLLTGVGVLFIPFVGPIVAAGPISAILLGAASGAIAGSAGAGLVSVLTTLGMPEDKAAVYQTRLQAGEFLVLVEVPSDRAGEFQLLLESAGAEEINTIEKALSHPCPGPCNSPEDLSPEVRSHLSSDAQNTFIQRYNQVLNETSDEFTAEQAAWEAVHQKFDEDENGVWSKQKVGV from the coding sequence GTGCCAGAAGTTTATCAAGCAGAACGTACAATTTCCGCAGTATTGAAAGAACAAAAGCAAGTTGATGATGTAATTCGTCGGTTATTAGATAGAGGTGTACCTAGAGACCATATTTCGGTCATGGGTAGAAACTTTCAGTCAGAAACTCGGATTGCAGGATTCATCACTAAAAGGGATGTAATTCTCGGAGGTTTGAGAACAGGAGCTATATTTGGTTCCTTGTTTGGTTCATTTCTGAGCCTACTGACAGGGGTGGGTGTACTGTTTATTCCTTTTGTCGGCCCCATCGTAGCGGCTGGCCCCATTAGTGCGATTCTTTTGGGAGCAGCCAGTGGTGCGATCGCAGGCAGTGCTGGTGCTGGTTTAGTCTCCGTTCTCACTACCTTGGGAATGCCTGAAGACAAAGCCGCAGTCTATCAAACCCGCTTACAAGCTGGTGAGTTTTTAGTGCTGGTAGAAGTACCAAGCGATCGCGCCGGAGAATTCCAGTTACTACTAGAAAGTGCTGGTGCAGAAGAAATTAATACTATCGAGAAAGCACTATCTCATCCCTGTCCCGGCCCTTGCAACAGTCCTGAAGACTTATCGCCTGAAGTCCGTTCTCATCTTTCTTCAGACGCTCAAAACACTTTTATCCAACGCTACAATCAAGTGTTAAATGAGACTAGCGACGAATTTACAGCTGAACAAGCAGCATGGGAAGCTGTACATCAGAAATTTGATGAAGATGAAAACGGTGTTTGGTCAAAGCAAAAAGTCGGTGTTTAA
- a CDS encoding DUF433 domain-containing protein: MTDQELLNRISVNPKVMVGKPVIKGTRLTVEYVLNLLAHGTTVTEILAEYEGLVEADIRACLLFASRTLESAAFIPLPMEV; encoded by the coding sequence ATGACAGATCAAGAACTGTTAAACCGAATCAGTGTTAATCCTAAAGTCATGGTTGGTAAACCTGTCATTAAAGGAACACGCCTTACAGTTGAATACGTTCTAAATCTTCTAGCACATGGCACAACAGTAACAGAGATTTTGGCAGAATATGAAGGCTTAGTGGAAGCAGACATTAGAGCTTGTCTTTTATTTGCATCTCGCACGCTTGAAAGTGCTGCTTTTATACCACTACCTATGGAGGTATAG
- a CDS encoding slipin family protein: protein MGTFISSFFVFLIFLSLFGFKLDREYQRGVIFRLGRINGVRGPGLYWILPMIDQKAQVDIRTKTVNIEPQETVTADSVTIKVNAVLYYRILDPSKAINKVENYQSAVYQTALTTLRNVVGQNILDDVLQNRDKINTRVQEIVDEITEPWGVVIERVEMKDVEIPLAMQRAMAKEAEAIREKRARIIKAAAEQEASIKLAEASQLIIDNPVALELRRLQMLTEVGAENNTTTLVMIPSDFISLAKRLSDSIPNQEQQK, encoded by the coding sequence ATGGGGACTTTTATTAGTTCATTTTTTGTTTTCTTAATATTTCTCAGTCTATTTGGCTTCAAGCTAGACAGAGAATACCAGCGTGGCGTTATTTTCCGTTTAGGTAGAATTAACGGTGTCAGAGGGCCGGGTTTATATTGGATTCTGCCCATGATTGACCAAAAAGCCCAAGTCGATATTCGGACTAAAACAGTCAATATTGAACCACAAGAAACAGTAACTGCTGATAGCGTAACTATTAAAGTTAACGCCGTTTTATACTACCGCATTCTTGATCCATCCAAAGCCATCAATAAAGTAGAAAATTACCAATCAGCCGTTTATCAAACTGCTTTGACGACTTTACGTAATGTCGTAGGTCAAAATATTTTAGATGATGTTTTACAAAATCGCGACAAAATCAACACTAGAGTCCAAGAAATTGTTGATGAAATAACTGAACCTTGGGGAGTTGTGATTGAAAGGGTGGAAATGAAAGATGTGGAAATTCCACTCGCCATGCAAAGAGCAATGGCCAAGGAAGCAGAAGCCATTCGTGAAAAACGCGCTCGGATCATTAAAGCCGCAGCAGAACAAGAAGCCTCCATCAAATTAGCTGAAGCTTCTCAATTAATCATAGATAATCCTGTAGCTTTAGAATTACGGCGATTGCAAATGTTGACTGAAGTAGGAGCAGAAAATAATACAACTACTTTAGTGATGATTCCCTCTGATTTCATTAGTTTAGCTAAACGTTTATCAGATTCTATTCCCAATCAAGAACAGCAAAAATAG
- the fbp gene encoding class 1 fructose-bisphosphatase, with translation MTKASEPLDLSLKDAPDKSLDRDCTTLSRHVLQQLQSFSSDAQDLSALMNRIALAGKLISRHMSRAGLMEGVLGFTGDVNVQGESVKKMDVYANDVFISVFKQSGLVCRLASEEMDQPYYIPENCPIGRYTLLYDPIDGSSNTDINLSLGSIFSIRQQEGNDIDGQAKDLLTNGRKQIAAGYILYGPSTMLVYTIGKGVHSFTLDPSLGEFILTEENIRIPNHGAVYSVNEGNFWQWEESFREYIRYVHRTEGYTARYSGAMVSDIHRILIQGGVFLYPGTIQKPEGKLRLLYESAPLAFVLEQAGGRATTGLVEILDVVPNKLHQRTPLIIGSKEDVAKVESFIQNGH, from the coding sequence ATGACTAAAGCGTCAGAACCTTTAGATTTGTCTTTAAAAGACGCTCCAGATAAAAGCTTAGATCGCGATTGTACAACCCTATCTCGGCACGTACTACAGCAACTTCAAAGTTTTTCTTCAGACGCACAAGATTTAAGCGCGCTGATGAATCGCATTGCCTTAGCTGGGAAATTGATTTCCCGTCACATGAGCCGCGCAGGTTTGATGGAAGGTGTTTTGGGATTTACAGGGGACGTGAATGTGCAAGGCGAGTCCGTCAAAAAGATGGATGTCTACGCTAACGACGTATTCATTTCCGTATTTAAGCAAAGTGGCTTAGTTTGTCGCCTAGCTTCCGAAGAAATGGATCAACCATATTACATCCCCGAAAATTGCCCCATCGGTCGCTATACCCTACTATATGATCCCATTGATGGCTCATCTAACACCGACATTAACTTGAGCTTGGGTTCTATCTTCTCAATTCGTCAACAGGAAGGCAACGATATTGACGGGCAAGCCAAAGACCTTCTGACCAATGGACGCAAGCAAATTGCTGCTGGTTACATCCTTTACGGGCCTAGCACCATGCTGGTTTATACCATTGGGAAAGGAGTTCATTCCTTTACCCTTGACCCCAGCTTAGGAGAATTCATCCTCACCGAAGAAAACATCCGCATTCCTAACCACGGTGCTGTTTACAGCGTTAACGAAGGTAACTTTTGGCAATGGGAAGAATCATTTCGCGAATACATTCGTTACGTCCATCGTACCGAAGGTTACACAGCCAGATATAGTGGCGCAATGGTAAGTGATATCCACAGAATTTTAATTCAAGGCGGTGTCTTTCTTTACCCAGGCACAATTCAAAAACCAGAAGGCAAATTGCGCCTGTTATATGAATCTGCTCCCCTAGCCTTTGTCTTAGAACAAGCCGGTGGTCGTGCAACTACAGGTTTAGTAGAAATATTAGATGTAGTACCCAACAAACTCCATCAACGCACCCCATTAATTATTGGTAGCAAAGAGGATGTAGCCAAGGTAGAGTCGTTTATTCAGAATGGTCATTGA
- the nrdJ gene encoding ribonucleoside-triphosphate reductase, adenosylcobalamin-dependent: MVRELEIKRQGAKFPETAPAANPVFFRTYSRRTEAGLRETWDEVCDRTIQGLVELGKLTPEEAAILEKTQRKLQALPSGRWLWVGGTDWISKPKNFSGAYNCTSTNLRDWNAFGLMMNLAMMGCGTGAVIEPQYINQLPAIRNHLHVNVQGNVGDTAKELRREYTQTHIEGNTVTIHVGDSREGWVASYQTLLELSTDERFTDEVQVIVDVSDVRQAGETLKGFGGVANPVKLPGLYQRCAAILNKAVGRQLTSVECCLLIDEAAVTIVAGNIRRSAGMRQFISDDEQGATAKDNLWQQDENGNWRIDPERDALRMANHTRVFHRKPTLEECINAVRKQYYSGEGAIQWAGEAVARANCDLLTTQALKADFIKAYEQGTAKDWLQKRHPEIDAKELEHRLARFGLNPCGEILGSDFHCVSGDTLLITQDGMHKIQDVAGCQISIWNGKNWSQVQPFKTGSSRILYRVRFGDGSYLDATEYHRFFVKDRFSKSYKEVQTKDLMDTSRYAIHTEPFKIQYEDGLDIDRNYAYTLGLAVGDGTTDQKNHAKIRLYQEKVALNLAGNKSPIRDYGYSPAFTDVTDLGFSGGFLKSLKTNPEALNVIASWNRQAILNFIAGLADTDGSNTSSNGIRIYISDYERAYRVQLLLTKCGIRSSVNLLAHKGSVTNYGIRSRDLYYLQITECGEIPCQRLDVSKGTNAKYKGKWQVVKSVEQLPGLHDTYCFNEPEYHKGVFGNTLTGNCNLSEIHLNQIDPSNHKEQEEAFTAGALSVASLLNHQFQEQRYQYSRELDPIVGVSFTGLFDFFVHAFGVDWLRWWEAGRPETPQGLAFKHREAEYLTSWKEIVQRVVWDYCDRHHLKRPNRCTTVQPSGTKSLLTGASPGWHPPKAQRFIRRITCRKNDPVALACLEYGYSIIPSQSDKDEQGNLLNDPFDPRVTEWLVEIPVAVSWADLPGADVIDISKFNAIAQMDFYMQVQKFYVTHNTSATIELREHEVEALGTRIWEAIHNDEGYMSAALLARFDDHQTFPRLPFEPISKQEYEQMLQAVAARRKTNDFYTVLSRYDFGDLMEVGPAGCDSDKCMMPEQSPN, translated from the coding sequence ATGGTTCGAGAGCTGGAAATTAAACGTCAGGGTGCAAAGTTTCCCGAAACTGCACCAGCCGCTAACCCTGTATTTTTTAGAACTTATAGCCGCCGTACAGAAGCGGGTTTGAGAGAAACTTGGGATGAAGTGTGCGATCGCACTATCCAAGGTTTAGTCGAGTTAGGTAAACTCACACCAGAAGAAGCCGCCATTTTAGAAAAGACTCAACGCAAATTGCAAGCCTTACCCAGTGGGCGTTGGCTTTGGGTAGGTGGCACAGATTGGATCTCTAAGCCCAAAAACTTTTCCGGTGCGTATAACTGTACCTCTACCAACCTGCGAGACTGGAACGCCTTCGGGTTAATGATGAACCTCGCCATGATGGGTTGCGGTACGGGGGCAGTCATAGAACCGCAGTATATTAATCAACTGCCTGCTATCCGTAACCATCTCCATGTGAATGTGCAGGGAAATGTTGGGGATACAGCTAAAGAATTACGTCGTGAATATACACAAACCCATATAGAAGGGAACACAGTTACTATCCATGTTGGAGATAGCCGGGAAGGTTGGGTGGCATCCTACCAAACCTTATTAGAGTTATCAACCGATGAAAGATTTACTGATGAAGTACAAGTAATAGTTGATGTCAGCGATGTCCGCCAAGCTGGGGAAACCCTCAAAGGTTTCGGTGGTGTAGCGAATCCTGTGAAATTACCAGGACTATATCAGCGTTGTGCTGCCATTCTCAACAAAGCTGTCGGTAGACAATTAACTTCCGTGGAATGCTGTTTGTTGATTGACGAAGCTGCTGTAACAATTGTTGCTGGTAATATACGTAGAAGCGCGGGGATGCGTCAGTTCATATCTGATGATGAACAAGGCGCAACTGCCAAAGATAACCTGTGGCAACAAGATGAAAATGGCAACTGGCGTATAGATCCTGAGCGCGATGCTTTGCGGATGGCGAACCACACCAGAGTGTTTCACCGCAAGCCAACCCTAGAAGAATGTATTAATGCTGTACGTAAGCAATATTACAGTGGTGAGGGTGCAATTCAGTGGGCTGGTGAAGCTGTTGCTAGAGCTAACTGTGATTTGTTAACTACACAAGCGTTGAAAGCTGATTTCATCAAAGCTTACGAACAAGGAACAGCTAAAGATTGGTTACAAAAACGACACCCTGAAATTGATGCAAAAGAGCTAGAACACCGTCTGGCAAGGTTTGGTCTCAATCCATGCGGGGAAATCTTGGGTAGTGATTTTCACTGTGTAAGTGGTGATACTTTACTGATCACTCAAGATGGAATGCACAAAATTCAGGATGTAGCGGGATGTCAAATTAGCATTTGGAACGGTAAAAACTGGAGTCAAGTGCAACCATTTAAAACTGGTAGTTCTCGCATTCTCTATCGTGTGCGCTTCGGAGACGGTTCATATTTAGATGCAACTGAGTATCACCGCTTCTTTGTCAAAGATAGATTCAGCAAGAGTTATAAAGAAGTTCAAACTAAAGATTTGATGGATACCAGTCGGTATGCTATCCACACTGAACCATTCAAAATTCAGTATGAAGATGGTTTAGATATCGATCGCAATTATGCCTACACTTTAGGGCTAGCAGTAGGAGATGGTACAACAGATCAAAAAAATCATGCCAAGATTAGGTTGTATCAAGAGAAAGTCGCTTTGAATCTCGCAGGCAATAAATCTCCTATTAGAGATTATGGTTATTCACCTGCGTTTACAGATGTCACAGATTTAGGTTTCTCTGGAGGATTCTTAAAAAGCCTAAAAACTAACCCAGAAGCACTGAATGTAATTGCTAGTTGGAACAGACAAGCCATATTGAATTTTATCGCTGGTTTAGCAGATACGGATGGCTCAAATACAAGTAGTAACGGCATCAGAATATATATTTCTGATTATGAGCGAGCATATCGAGTTCAGCTATTACTAACTAAATGCGGTATTCGTTCATCTGTGAATCTTCTCGCCCATAAAGGGTCAGTCACAAATTATGGTATTAGAAGTAGAGATTTATACTACTTGCAAATAACTGAATGTGGTGAAATTCCTTGTCAGCGTTTGGATGTCAGCAAAGGCACAAATGCCAAATATAAAGGTAAATGGCAAGTTGTCAAAAGTGTTGAACAATTACCAGGATTACATGATACTTACTGCTTTAATGAGCCGGAGTACCATAAGGGTGTTTTCGGTAATACTTTAACTGGTAACTGTAATCTGTCTGAGATACATCTCAATCAAATTGATCCATCTAACCACAAAGAACAAGAGGAAGCTTTCACGGCTGGGGCGTTATCTGTAGCGTCACTTTTAAATCATCAATTCCAAGAACAACGCTATCAATATAGTCGGGAATTAGACCCAATTGTTGGGGTTTCTTTCACTGGGTTATTTGATTTCTTCGTCCATGCTTTTGGTGTGGACTGGTTGCGGTGGTGGGAAGCTGGCAGACCAGAAACACCCCAAGGATTGGCGTTTAAACATCGGGAAGCAGAATACTTAACTTCTTGGAAAGAAATTGTGCAGCGTGTGGTGTGGGATTATTGCGATCGCCATCATCTCAAACGCCCAAACCGTTGCACAACAGTACAACCCAGTGGCACAAAATCACTGTTAACTGGTGCAAGTCCTGGATGGCATCCCCCCAAAGCCCAACGCTTTATCCGCCGCATTACTTGCCGCAAAAATGACCCCGTAGCTTTGGCTTGTCTGGAATATGGTTACAGTATTATTCCTTCCCAGTCAGATAAAGATGAACAGGGGAATTTGCTCAATGATCCCTTTGATCCCAGAGTTACAGAATGGCTAGTAGAAATTCCTGTGGCTGTGTCTTGGGCTGATTTACCTGGTGCTGATGTCATTGATATCAGTAAATTTAATGCGATCGCCCAAATGGATTTCTATATGCAAGTACAGAAATTCTACGTCACTCACAACACCTCTGCCACCATCGAGTTACGAGAACACGAAGTAGAAGCATTAGGAACTCGCATCTGGGAAGCAATTCATAACGATGAAGGTTACATGAGTGCGGCACTACTAGCGAGATTTGATGATCATCAAACCTTCCCCCGCTTGCCATTTGAGCCAATCTCTAAACAGGAGTATGAGCAAATGCTGCAAGCCGTAGCCGCACGCCGTAAAACCAATGACTTCTACACCGTCTTAAGTCGCTACGACTTCGGCGATTTAATGGAAGTCGGCCCCGCAGGCTGTGACTCTGATAAGTGCATGATGCCTGAACAAAGTCCGAATTAA